Part of the Geoalkalibacter ferrihydriticus DSM 17813 genome is shown below.
GAAAAAGCCGTTGACATCCCCCAAACCCTGTGATAATTAGGACGGGTTTTTCCGTATCCCTTGCATGCTGTATACAAAAGCCATGGCCTCAAAAGACCGCCAACTGATTAAATCGCTGGGCTTTTTGTCCGGCATCGGGATATCCATGGTGGTTGCGACCCTGATGGGTCTGGCCATCGGCTACTACCTCGACAAGTGGCTGGGCACATCGCCCTGGTTGACCCTGCTCTTTCTGCTGTTCGGTGTCGTTGCGGGCTTTCGCAACATCTACATTCTGACCGATCGCGAACTCAAGCGGCAGCAGAAAAACGACGACGATGACCGACAGTGAGTGATTCGGATCGGGAATTTCTGTCGCGACTCGCTCAGCGCAATTGGATTATCCTGCTTGGCCTGGTCGCGTTGAGTCTTTTATGGCGCTCCGCGATGCTGACTTCCGGGATCCTTGCCGGTGGTGTCCTGGCCCTCGCCGGTTTCTGGTGGCTGCACAGAGGGCTGCAACAGATACTGGCTCAGCCATCGCCTCAAACCGCACGGGCTTTTCAGGTGCGTTACTTTTTGCGCATGGGGGCCCTCGGCATAATTCTTTACTTCCTCATCGCCCGCCTCGGCGTCCATCCGGTGGGATTGGCGCTGGGCCTTTCGGTGGTGGTTATCAACATCTTCTGTACCGCGATCGTTCGCTTCGTCCGGCACAGGTGACAAGACCTCGCGAGGAGACTTTCATCTCATGATTCACCCGTTTTTATTTCTGGATTGGCTGGCCGATTTGGTCAACCTGCATGTCGGAGAACACGTACTCTATGCCTGGCTCGCCATGGCGCTGCTCATCGTTTTGGCATTTGCCGCCGGGCGCAACCTCAAGATGGTTCCCCAGGGTCTGCAGAATTTGATGGAGGTGGTCGTCGGTGCAATCCTCGATCTCATGGATCAGATCATGGGCCCCAAGGGCCGCGGCTATCTGCCCCTGATCGCCACTCTGGCCCTGTTCATCCTCACCTGCAACCTGCTGGGTCTGGTGCCCAGTTGCTTTCCTGCAACGGCCAACGTCAACACCAACCTGGCCATGGCCGCCACCGTTGTGGTGCTCTCGCACAT
Proteins encoded:
- the atpB gene encoding F0F1 ATP synthase subunit A, with translation MIHPFLFLDWLADLVNLHVGEHVLYAWLAMALLIVLAFAAGRNLKMVPQGLQNLMEVVVGAILDLMDQIMGPKGRGYLPLIATLALFILTCNLLGLVPSCFPATANVNTNLAMAATVVVLSHIVGFKEHGLHYLKHFVGPVWWLAPIMIPIEVIGHIARLVSLTLRLFGNMFGKEVVLMIFLTLVPFLLPVPMMLLGLLIAFIQTFVFTLLAMIYLAGALEEQH
- a CDS encoding AtpZ/AtpI family protein; amino-acid sequence: MASKDRQLIKSLGFLSGIGISMVVATLMGLAIGYYLDKWLGTSPWLTLLFLLFGVVAGFRNIYILTDRELKRQQKNDDDDRQ
- a CDS encoding ATP synthase subunit I gives rise to the protein MSDSDREFLSRLAQRNWIILLGLVALSLLWRSAMLTSGILAGGVLALAGFWWLHRGLQQILAQPSPQTARAFQVRYFLRMGALGIILYFLIARLGVHPVGLALGLSVVVINIFCTAIVRFVRHR